One Brachyhypopomus gauderio isolate BG-103 chromosome 15, BGAUD_0.2, whole genome shotgun sequence genomic region harbors:
- the lgmn gene encoding legumain, whose amino-acid sequence MAVSWPVVAAVFLCLGLELSAFPAQEQGNGKNWVVIVAGSNGWYNYRHQADVCHAYQIVHKNGIPDEQIVVMMYDDLAQNSENPTPGVVINRPNGSDVYKGVLKDYTGDAVTPQNFLAVLKGDAASVKGGSGKVLKSGPKDHVFVYFTDHGAPGLLAFPNDDLLVNDFMDAIQYMRKNKMYKKMVFYIEACESGSMMTPLPADIDVYATTAANPQESSYACYYDESRNTYLGDWYSVNWMEDSDKEDLTQETLAKQFKIVKSLTNTSHVMQYGNKTLSHMKVIKFQGNTLGGAKLAEPVSLPPVTQHDLTPSPDVHLSILKRKLMQTNDIALARGYLMEINAHMKVRQLLADTMRKVVEKVLGEGPEVQKVLDERQEISQYKCYSAALTRFKTSCFNWHKQEYEYALRHLYVLVNLCERGHEAERIMDAIQDICFFRQ is encoded by the exons ATGGCAGTGTCGTGGCCCGTGGTCGCAGCGGTGTTCTTGTGTCTGGGCTTGGAGCTGAGCGCCTTCCCTGCGCAGGAGCAAGGCAACGGCAAGAACTGGGTGGTCATCGTGGCCGGGTCCAACGGGTGGTACAACTACCGACACCAG GCTGATGTCTGCCACGCCTATCAAATTGTCCATAAGAACGGCATCCCTGATGAGCAGATTGTGGTGATGATGTATGACGACTTGGCCCAGAATTCAGA gaaccCTACTCCAGGAGTCGTTATCAACAGGCCCAATGGCTCAGACGTCTATAAGGGCGTGCTGAAGGACTACACTGGTGAT gctgtgACTCCCCAGAATTTCCTGGCTGTGTTGAAAGGTGATGCAGCGAGTGTGAAAGGAGGATCTGGAAAAGTGCTAAAGAG TGGGCCAAAGGATCACGTGTTCGTCTACTTCACCGACCACGGAGCCCCTGGTCTTCTCGCCTTCCCCAACGACGAC CTACTCGTCAACGACTTCATGGATGCCATCCAGTACATGCGCAAGAACAAGATGTACAAGAAG atggtgtTCTACATCGAGGCGTGCGAGTCTGGTTCGATGATGACTCCCCTGCCTGCTGATATTGATG TTTACGCCACCACCGCTGCCAACCCACAAGAGTCATCTTACGCCTGTTACTATGACGAGAGCAGGAACACGTACCTTGGAGACTGGTACAGCGTCAACTGGATGGAAGATTCAGACAAG GAGGATTTGACACAGGAGACCCTTGCTAAGCAGTTTAAGATAGTCAAAAGCctcaccaacaccagccatgtcATGCAGTATGGAAACAAG ACTCTGTCTCACATGAAGGTGATCAAGTTCCAGGGTAACACTCTGGGTGGTGCCAAGTTGGCTGAACCGGTGTCGTTGCCACCAGTTACCCAGCACGACCTCACACCCAGTCCCGACGTCCACCTGTCCATCCTGAAGAGGAAGCTCATGCAAACCAATGACATCGCCCTCGCCAGGGGATACCTGATGGAGATCAATGCCCACATGAAG gtgcgTCAGCTGCTGGCGGACACCATGCGGAAGGTGGTGGAGAAGGTGCTTGGAGAAGGCCCGGAGGTCCAGAAGGTCCTGGACGAACGTCAGGAGATCAGTCAGTACAAGTGCTACAGTGCCGCCCTTACGCGCTTCAAAACGAGCTGCTTCAACTGGCACAAGCAGGAG TACGAGTATGCACTGAGGCATCTGTATGTGCTGGTGAacctgtgtgagagaggacatgAAGCAGAGAG GATCATGGATGCCATTCAGGATATCTGCTTCTTCCGACAGTAA